A genomic region of Aspergillus oryzae RIB40 DNA, chromosome 1 contains the following coding sequences:
- a CDS encoding flavin reductase family protein (predicted protein) encodes MKLPYSRPAVSVNRIVGQIKGFPCGSTKYLPLRAQQWHSSRTISSAEATSPSPRPQSSRENDTPDTGHTTLSLSDQVRLLMRRVPYPVAIITATDPHEPLDKAFRGMTVSSFNTVTLNPEPAISFNVRRPSETLSALQSSKRFLVHLLAPGQTTATLARDFSKGNHNLSIASGKGDFEFVPHTSTSREGAPTRPLPLLRRKKAADAPEGDSLSDIPFVFECQLHPKEIEVNDHTIVVGTVLKVLSEHLTSPEAIVNAHSVTDLCLTYANTRFWEMGHEI; translated from the exons ATGAAGCTTCCATACTCACGGCCTGCGGTTTCTGTCAACCGGATTGTGGGCCAAATCAAAG GATTCCCATGTGGCTCTACTAAATATCTCCCTCTCCGAGCACAGCAATGGCACTCTAGCCGAACAATCAGCAGCGCTGAAGCGACGTCTCCAAGTCCACGGCCTCAATCCAGCAGAGAAAATGACACTCCCGATACCGGACATACGACACTCTCCCTATCAGACCAAGTCCGCCTGCTGATGAGACGAGTGCCCTACCCCGTTGCCATCATCACAGCCACAGACCCCCATGAACCTCTCGACAAAGCCTTCCGCGGAATGACCGTTTCGTCATTCAATACCGTAACGCTAAACCCGGAGCCGGCTATATCTTTCAACGTGCGACGGCCATCCGAGACACTAAGCGCGCTTCAGTCATCCAAACGATTCCTCGTCCATCTTCTAGCCCCCGGTCAGACGACAGCGACCCTTGCTCGGGATTTCTCCAAAGGCAACCATAACCTGTCCATCGCAAGCGGGAAGGGCGACTTCGAATTCGTACCGCATACCTCTACATCCCGTGAGGGGGCTCCCACCAGGCCGCTCCCTCTGCTccggaggaagaaggccgcGGATGCACCGGAGGGGGATTCCCTCTCGGATATTCCTTTCGTATTCGAATGCCAACTTCATCCGAAGGAGATCGAAGTTAACGACCACACTATTGTGGTTGGGACCGTTTTAAAGGTCCTCTCGGAGCATTTGACAAGTCCAGAGGCGATTGTTAACGCGCACTCCGTCACCGATCTATGTCTAACATATGCCAATACCCGATTTTGGGAAATGGGTCACGAGATCTAG
- a CDS encoding uncharacterized protein (folylpolyglutamate synthase), with protein MRRTSTFPVPLQWQTYSDSLLAVPFPAMIVRNEKPSYHDAVEKLNSTQSGYKALLEGKGLGRRTGVPLLEQMQQWVRRVGYETSDFDRLNIVHVAGTKGKGSTCAFVNSILQCYNRSIGLPRKVGLYTSPHLVTVRERIQINSEPISEEKFTKYFFEVWDALESSALREGLDPALKPSYFRFLTLMSFHVFMREGVDAAVYEVGVGGENDSTNVIVQPAVTGITTLGLDHVKRLGDTVDKIAWHKAGIFKNQCPAFTVEQVPDAMEVLEQRASEKGAELATVHIAPELLAVDIKPAEDFQKKNASLAIALAYTALEKLGVSFNKEQGNLPKPFVEGLETVTWKGRCETIKSGQLHWHLDGAHTEDSLKVACSWFGRVSKEKELPRVLIFNQQSARDAISLLKCVHRTVYDDFRTKFQYALFCTNVTHKGHLYKVDLDDKNTDPEVLRNLTLQKELAATWHDLDPSTEVVALYSIEEAIEYVRNISGHIGETRALVTGSFRLVGGALSILEGEDVAHGRATAN; from the exons aTGAGACGGACATCTACCTTTCCTGTGCCTTTGCAGTGGCAGACATATTCGGACAGTCTACTTGCAGTTCCATTTCCCGCAATGATAGTAAGAAATGAAAAGCCGAGTTATCAT GACGCGGTGGAGAAGTTGAATTCCACACAGTCTGGTTATAAGGCCTTGCTGGAAGGGAAAGGACTGGGACGGAGGACAGGTGTTCCACTCCTagagcagatgcagcagtGGGTAAGGCGCGTGGGATACGAG ACCAGTGATTTCGACCGCTTGAACATCGTCCATGTCGCCGGCACCAAAGGCAAAGGTAGCACATGTGCCTTTGTGAATTCAATCCTCCAGTGTTACAATAGATCGATCGGGTTGCCGCGTAAAGTTGGCCTTTATACCTCGCCTCATCTCGTAACGGTTCGTGAGCGAATCCAGATTAATTCGGAGCCAATCTCGGAGGAGAAGTTTACGAAGTACTTCTTTGAAGTCTGGGATGCTTTAGAATCCTCGGCCCTCCGAGAGGGCCTTGATCCAGCGCTCAAACCAAGCTATTTCCGGTTTCTGACCCTGATGTCATTCCATGTCTTTATGAGGGAAGGGGTAGATGCTGCGGTTTATgaggttggtgttggaggtgAAAATGATTCAACGAACGTCATCGTACAGCCTGCTGTTACCGGGATCACTACCCTCGGTCTTGATCATGTAAAACGTCTCGGTGATACCGTTGACAAGATAGCGTGGCATAAAGCTGGGATATTCAAGAACCAGTGCCCTGCTTTCACGGTCGAGCAGGTCCCAGACGCCATGGAAGTTCTCGAACAAAGAGCGAGCGAGAAAGGAGCTGAGCTTGCCACGGTTCATATTGCTCCAGAGCTGCTAGCTGTAGACATCAAGCCAGCTgaagatttccagaagaagaacgctTCTTTGGCCATCGCGCTCGCTTACACTGCCCTAGAAAAACTCGGAGTCTCTTTCAATAAGGAACAGGGAAATCTTCCCAAACCATTCGTTGAAGGCCTCGAAACAGTTACATGGAAAGGGAGGTGCGAGACAATCAAAAGTGGTCAACTGCATTGGCATCTCGATGGAGCCCACACAGAAGACAGCCTGAAAGTAGCCTGTTCCTGGTTTGGGCGAGTTTCAAAAGAGAA GGAACTTCCTCGCGTGCTCATTTTCAACCAGCAGTCAGCAAGGGACGCTATTTCGCTTCTCAAATGCGTTCACCGTACTGTATATGATGACTTCAGAACAAAATTTCAATACGCCTTGTTCTGCACAAATGTCACTCACAAAGGCCATTTATATAAAGTTG ATCTCGATGACAAGAACACTGATCCAGAGGTGCTTCGAAACCTCACATTACAAAAAGAGCTGGCAGCTACCTGGCATGACCTGGATCCAAGTACAGAAGTAGTAGCACTTTATTCAATTGAAGAAGCCATTGAATATGTGAGGAACATTAGCGGCCACATTGGTGAGACGCGGGCTCTGGTCACTGGAAGCTTCCGTCTCGTTGGTGGCGCTCTGTCGATTCTGGAAGGGGAGGATGTTGCGCATGGAAGAGCCACAGCTAACTAG
- a CDS encoding mitochondrial 54S ribosomal protein bL31m (predicted protein), translated as MTLSIPLRRSAVTAARVQTSTTFICSQCRHATLLRRPKRPYTFTQLITLSDGSAFTHRTTSPAPVYRSTRDTRNSLLWNPSSSKLMNVEEDEAGRLAAFRAKFGRSWDANTPTEAEASKKAEQPDKEAEAAARAAAEEEEDNLLDLITFMYSTSYHLVEIPALRVRASR; from the exons ATGACACTCAGCATCCCGCTTCGCCGCAGCGCGGTCACCGCTGCCCGAGTCCAGACCTCCACCACTTTCATCTGTTCGCAATGCCGCCATGCGACTCTCCTTCGACGCCCTAAGCGTCCCTACACCTTCACTCAGCTCATCACTCTGTCGGACGGCAGCGCCTTCACTCACCGTACAACGTCTCCCGCCCCTGTCTACCGCTCCACCCGTGACACGCGCAATTCCCTCCTGTGGAACCCATCATCGAGCAAGTTGATGAATGtcgaggaggacgaggccGGTCGACTAGCAGCATTCAGAGCCAAATTCGGACGGAGCTGGGACGCGAATACCCCTACTGAGGCCGAAGCAAGCAAGAAGGCTGAGCAGCCGGATaaagaggctgaggctgcggCAAGGGCCgctgctgaagaggaagaagataaccTGCTGGACTTGATCA CTTTCATGTACAGTACATCATACCATTTGGTTGAGATTCCAGCATTGAGAGTTCGTGCCTCCAGGTAG